The genomic DNA CAACAGAAGGCGACTTTGAAACGTATCCGGATACACTTGTAGGAACAGACTCCCATACCACCATGATCAACGGAATCGGTGTTCTTGGTTGGGGTGTAGGAGGAATCGAGGCAGAAGCAGGGATGCTTGGTCAGCCTTCATACTTCCCGATCCCTGAAGTCATCGGTGTCAAATTTACAGGTGAACTACCAAACGGCGCAACCGCTACAGACCTTGCCCTTAAAGTCACTCAGGTGCTCCGTCAAAAAGGGGTCGTCGGCAAATTCGTTGAGTTCTTCGGACCAGGAGTTGCGACACTGCCGCTTGCAGACCGCGCTACCATCGCCAATATGGCTCCCGAGTACGGTGCGACATGCGGATTCTTCCCGGTTGATTCAGAATCCCTTGATTACATGCGCTTAACCGGCCGTGATGAAACCCATATCTCCATGGTGGAGGAATACCTGAAGCAGAATGATATGTTCTTCACACCTGAAAAAGAAGAGCCTACTTACACCGATGTTGTTGAACTCGACTTGTCTACTGTAAGTGCAAATCTTTCAGGACCTAAGCGTCCTCAAGATTTGATCCCTCTTTCTGATATGAAAGAAGCATTCCATCACTCCGTAACGGCTAAAGAAGGCGTTCAAGGATTCGGTTTGGACCAAGCTGAATTCAACAAGACGGCCAAATATTCCACAGCTGACGGCAAGGATGTTGAAATGCCTACAGGTGCCATCGGAATCGCAGCCATTACATCATGTACGAACACATCCAACCCTTACGTTATGCTGGGAGCAGGACTTGTGGCAAAGAAAGCCGTTGAACTCGGCATGAATGTTCCTGATTACGTCAAGACTTCCCTTGCACCGGGATCAAAAGTCGTAACAGGATATCTACGGGATTCCGGCCTGCTTTCTTATCTTGAAGAAATCGGGTTCAACCTTGTCGGATATGGCTGTACGACCTGTATCGGTAACTCCGGTCCACTTCGTCCGGAAATCGAGAAGGCTGTATCGGATGCCGATCTGCTGTTGACATCCGTCTTGTCCGGAAACCGTAACTTCGAAGGGCGGATCCATCCGCTTGTAAAAGCAAACTACCTTGCTTCTCCACCACTCGTTGTGGCTTATGCGCTAGCAGGAACAGTGGATATCGATCTTGAGAAAGATTCACTTGGTAAAGATAAAGACGGTAACGATGTGTTCTTTAACGATATCTGGCCATCACAGGATGAAGTCAAAGACGTCGTGAAATCGACCGTTACTCCTGAGCTTTTCCGCAGGGAATATGAGCACGTATTCACTGAGAATGAGCGCTGGAATGAGATCAAGACTAGCAACGAGCCTCTTTACAGCTTTGATGAGAATTCTACGTACATCCAGAATCCATCATTCTTTACAGGTCTTGCTCCGACTCCTGAAGCGATCCAGGGACTTGACGGCCTCCGCGTCGTAGGTAAGTTCGGTGATTCTGTCACAACCGACCATATTTCACCGGCAGGGGCCATCGGCAAAGATACACCTGCAGGAAAATACCTTCGTGCCAATGGGGTAGAACCACGTGATTTCAACTCATACGGTTCACGTCGTGGAAACCACGAAGTCATGATGCGTGGAACATTTGCCAACATCCGTATCCGTAACCAGATCGCTCCTGGCACAGAAGGTGGTTTCACTACCTACTGGCCTGAAGAAGAGATCATGCCGATCTATGATGCATGCATGAAGTATCAGGAAGATGGCACAGGTCTTGCGATCCTTGCCGGTAAAGATTACGGTATGGGTTCTTCACGTGACTGGGCAGCAAAAGGTACGAACCTTCTTGGCATCAAGACGGTCATCGCTGAAAGCTACGAGCGTATCCACCGTTCAAACCTTGTCATGATGGGTGTGCTTCCTCTTCAATTCAAGCAGGGAGAAAGTGCTGAAACCCTTGGATTGACCGGTAAGGAAGCCATCTCCGTGAACATTACGGATGATGTCAAACCTCGTGATATCTTAACGGTAACAGCAGTCAAAGAAGATGGTACGAAGGTAGAATTTGACGTACTTGCTCGATTTGACTCTGATGTGGAAGTGGATTACTACCGTCACGGCGGTATCCTGCAAATGGTCCTTCGCGGCAAACTACAATCATAATATGAAAGCCCCCGTCTCGTACGGGGGCTTTTTGTATGCTCTTTTCCTCATATATGTGGACATGCCTGCATAACGTAAGAAGAGGATGTCCATGGAGGGGATTAAAGATGAAATCATTTTTCGGTTTATTACTCATTGCCCTATTGGTATACAGCCTATATGTTGAAAATCAATCTCGACCAACCGCCCTCTTGGCAGAACAACAGGGGTTCGACCAATTGGTCGATATAGAAGAAGGAGATCCGGGGGAGGTTCCCGTTGAGCATTATCCTGGACCGAATGTTGGGGACCAAGCGCTGGACTTTTCACTAAAAACGACAGCAGGCAAGACGGTCACTTTATCAGAATTACGGGGTAAAAAAGTGATCCTGAATTTCTGGGCCACATGGTGTCCACCTTGCAAGGATGAAATACCGATCTTTCAGGAATTCCATGACAAGAAGAACAAGGATGTGGTTATCATGGCAATCAACATTGACCCACAATACAACGTAAAGCAATATGAGAAAAACATGGGGATGACATTTCCCGTTTTACTCGATGAAGACGATAAAATCAATTCTGCCTACGATATTTTAACCGTACCAACGACATTCATTATTGATGAAAAAGGTGTGATCATTCATAAGAAGATCGGGGCCTTCACGTCTCTGGATGAATTGGAGAGAGCGGTGAACTGAACTTATCTTATGTTGTTTAAACAGTCTGATAATTGGCTATACTGTTTATACAACTTCCATTATGATAAGGCGGTGTACCATGAGAAGACCAAGGAAACGCAGCTTCACCGATTTAGTGAATGAAAATAAAAAGCAATTGATGCTTGATCCGGAAGCGATGAATGCCATCGAAGAACGGATCGATGCACGCTATGAAATCAAGCGTCCCTTAGACAGAGCCGAATGAACTTCGGCTTTTTTTATGATTTTTTCTGGCAATAATTTCGCATGATCCGATTTGTGGGAATGGACAGACTAATGAGTAAGGAGGGGATATTCATGAGTAATCCGAAGCGCGACAGCAAACAGTTTGTTCCGAACCATATTGGTACCCAGCAGAGGGCTGCCGGAGGGAATAAAGGAAAACAGATGCAGGATACATCAGGGAAACATGCACAAGTGATTCAAACAAAAGGTGAATAATACTCAGAGGGGGACTTAGTATGAATCATCGTCCAGACGATCGACGAGACAATGCACAAAAGCTTCAAGGGATGGTCCAGAACACGCTGGAGAATATCGATAAAGCTGAAGAATCCATGGCTTTCACAGACAGCGAGGAACAGCTGGAATCCATTCGACAAAAGAATGAGAGACGGAAAGAAAGCATTGAAGCCTTCCGTCAAGAAATCAAGGATGAATCCCACACATGACCACAGCCACCCGGTGACAACGGGTGGCTTTCTTGTTAAGCACCACAATTCATTCCTTTCCCATGTTATGTTAAAATGGGGTGAACTGAAAAAAGAGGTGCTACTATGCAAATATCAGAAAAATCCATTGAAGTACGATATGCTGAAACGGATCAAATGGGTGTCGTCTATCACGCCAACTATTTGGTGTGGATGGAACTTGGCAGAACGAAAATAATTGAAGACTTGGGCTTTCAATATGTAGAAATGGAGCAGCAGGGAATCCTGTCTCCTGTTATCGACTTGAATGTCGCGTACAAGACACCTGTCCGTTACGGGGAAAGAGCATTGATCAAGACGTGGATCGAAGAATACGATGGCATACGCGTTACATACGGCTACGAAATCTATAACGGTGAAGGCAAACTCGCCCTGAGCGGTGAATCGAGACACGTGTGTGTCAAAAAAGATTCCTTCCGCCCCGTTTCCATACGGAAGACATTCCCGGAATGGCATGAAGCGTATGAGAAGGCGAAGAAAAAGGACTGAATGATATGGCCTTTGGTATCAACCGTGCGGAGCTAAACCGATGGAAGAAGCAGGTGGCACAAGGGAAAATCGCGTTCCTGACACACTACTGGCTGGATTCCCGATTCCCGGATGCAAAAACCGTCACGAAAGCGGGATGTTCCGACCTGGATGCACTTATTCAATGGGGGAGGGGATATGGTTTGAAGCCTGAGTGGATTGATCATCGCCATAAAGGATACCCTCACTTTGACCTTCTTGGAGAGAAGCAGCTGCAGATACTCATGGCAGAGGGACTGGAGGATCACATTGACCGCTTCCATATCTCATAAGAGAAAAGGCTGACCATAATGGCCAGCCTTTTTTTCTTATGCTTTTTTATATTCGTAAGCAGGCTCTTCTCTGGAGGAATCAAATTCCACGAATAGGTCATGTCCGTCAAAAAACCACAGATCCCGTTCTTCAACGAAGAAGGTCCGATCGGCCTTTTCCAACGTTTCTGCCGCTTCGATCGGCTCTTCCTTGCTGACACCTAGTGAGAAGCTGTCATGCAACGGGCTCGATCCTCCATAGCGTACATAAAAACGGACATACTCTCCTTCATCTACGAGCATTTCGTCTTTAAACCAGGCAAGTGCTTCATCTGATAGATGTATCTTCATCGATCGAGACTCCCTTCTTGATATGTATTCAACCTAAAGGTTCCTTCCCATTATAGCCTGAATGAAGCGAAACCACTAGTTATGCGCTCTTATGAACCTTTTTATTGAGCCATCCCATCGGTCATATGTGTAGTGATTTCCTTTGCCGAGTTTGAAATCAGTCCTTTTTTATGGGCCTCAGAAAGGGGGTGAAGACGATAGTTGGAATACCCCTGCTCGGACACATATGTCGGTTCGAAATCGACTGAAGGATAAGAGAGAGTCACACGGCCATCCTGGATCGATTTATTCACCGTCACAGTGGCCATG from Rossellomorea marisflavi includes the following:
- the tlp gene encoding small acid-soluble spore protein Tlp, producing MNHRPDDRRDNAQKLQGMVQNTLENIDKAEESMAFTDSEEQLESIRQKNERRKESIEAFRQEIKDESHT
- a CDS encoding acyl-CoA thioesterase yields the protein MQISEKSIEVRYAETDQMGVVYHANYLVWMELGRTKIIEDLGFQYVEMEQQGILSPVIDLNVAYKTPVRYGERALIKTWIEEYDGIRVTYGYEIYNGEGKLALSGESRHVCVKKDSFRPVSIRKTFPEWHEAYEKAKKKD
- a CDS encoding peroxiredoxin family protein, with the protein product MKSFFGLLLIALLVYSLYVENQSRPTALLAEQQGFDQLVDIEEGDPGEVPVEHYPGPNVGDQALDFSLKTTAGKTVTLSELRGKKVILNFWATWCPPCKDEIPIFQEFHDKKNKDVVIMAINIDPQYNVKQYEKNMGMTFPVLLDEDDKINSAYDILTVPTTFIIDEKGVIIHKKIGAFTSLDELERAVN
- the acnA gene encoding aconitate hydratase AcnA, which translates into the protein MAKNDVFNARTSFELDGKRYHYYRLKALEEAGVTKINRLPYSVKVLLESVLRQYDGRVINQEHIENLANWGSSEVKDAEVPFKPSRVILQDFTGVPAVVDLASLRKAMADIGGDPQKINPEIPVDLVIDHSVQVDQYGTATALKANMDLEFERNTERYQFLSWAQKAFENYRAVPPATGIVHQVNLEYLASVVHAVETTEGDFETYPDTLVGTDSHTTMINGIGVLGWGVGGIEAEAGMLGQPSYFPIPEVIGVKFTGELPNGATATDLALKVTQVLRQKGVVGKFVEFFGPGVATLPLADRATIANMAPEYGATCGFFPVDSESLDYMRLTGRDETHISMVEEYLKQNDMFFTPEKEEPTYTDVVELDLSTVSANLSGPKRPQDLIPLSDMKEAFHHSVTAKEGVQGFGLDQAEFNKTAKYSTADGKDVEMPTGAIGIAAITSCTNTSNPYVMLGAGLVAKKAVELGMNVPDYVKTSLAPGSKVVTGYLRDSGLLSYLEEIGFNLVGYGCTTCIGNSGPLRPEIEKAVSDADLLLTSVLSGNRNFEGRIHPLVKANYLASPPLVVAYALAGTVDIDLEKDSLGKDKDGNDVFFNDIWPSQDEVKDVVKSTVTPELFRREYEHVFTENERWNEIKTSNEPLYSFDENSTYIQNPSFFTGLAPTPEAIQGLDGLRVVGKFGDSVTTDHISPAGAIGKDTPAGKYLRANGVEPRDFNSYGSRRGNHEVMMRGTFANIRIRNQIAPGTEGGFTTYWPEEEIMPIYDACMKYQEDGTGLAILAGKDYGMGSSRDWAAKGTNLLGIKTVIAESYERIHRSNLVMMGVLPLQFKQGESAETLGLTGKEAISVNITDDVKPRDILTVTAVKEDGTKVEFDVLARFDSDVEVDYYRHGGILQMVLRGKLQS
- a CDS encoding acid-soluble spore protein N, whose amino-acid sequence is MSNPKRDSKQFVPNHIGTQQRAAGGNKGKQMQDTSGKHAQVIQTKGE
- a CDS encoding HesB/YadR/YfhF family protein; its protein translation is MKIHLSDEALAWFKDEMLVDEGEYVRFYVRYGGSSPLHDSFSLGVSKEEPIEAAETLEKADRTFFVEERDLWFFDGHDLFVEFDSSREEPAYEYKKA
- a CDS encoding FbpB family small basic protein; translated protein: MRRPRKRSFTDLVNENKKQLMLDPEAMNAIEERIDARYEIKRPLDRAE